In Natronomonas halophila, one DNA window encodes the following:
- a CDS encoding THUMP domain-containing class I SAM-dependent RNA methyltransferase — protein MHLLATTNGGLESVTAGELDELAGADAERHHRGVVEFEADREAVYDLHYRSRTCHRFMEVLVDASIDDLEDVYDRTREIDVATHLPFEDFGVVSTRHGHHEFTSMDVSERVGQAVIDEYREATGERLPVDLDDPTVRLEAYLYDDRFTLAVDLTGESLHKRPYRVCEHESPIRPTMAYSMLRIAGYSADDSLIDPMAGSGTIPIEAALAATARPPCPDHDPAFGVLPRYDAEAFAERRDAHELRVSTLDIEARDRREEWLDCARKNRDAAGLGDEIAVVEADAREATLDADCVVTNLPFGVRVDEDLRNLYEAFADRLVEGPVDRAVALTTKPEFLPLEPVERYDIPYGRLDAAIVVYEP, from the coding sequence GTGCATCTTCTGGCAACGACGAACGGCGGACTGGAGTCGGTGACGGCCGGCGAACTCGACGAACTCGCCGGCGCCGACGCCGAGCGCCACCACCGCGGCGTCGTGGAGTTCGAGGCCGACCGGGAGGCGGTCTACGACCTCCACTACCGCTCGCGGACCTGCCACCGATTCATGGAGGTGCTGGTCGACGCCTCCATCGACGACCTCGAAGACGTCTACGACCGCACCCGCGAAATCGACGTCGCCACCCACCTCCCCTTCGAGGACTTCGGCGTCGTCAGCACGCGCCACGGCCACCACGAGTTCACGAGTATGGACGTTAGCGAACGGGTCGGGCAGGCGGTCATCGACGAGTATCGGGAGGCGACCGGCGAGCGCCTGCCGGTCGACCTCGACGACCCGACGGTTCGACTGGAGGCGTATCTCTACGACGACCGATTCACGCTCGCGGTGGATTTGACTGGCGAATCGCTTCACAAACGTCCGTATCGCGTCTGTGAGCACGAGTCGCCGATTCGGCCGACGATGGCCTACTCGATGCTTCGCATTGCCGGCTATTCGGCAGACGATAGCCTCATCGACCCGATGGCCGGGTCGGGGACCATCCCCATCGAGGCCGCGCTGGCGGCGACCGCCCGGCCGCCGTGTCCCGACCACGACCCGGCTTTCGGCGTCCTCCCGCGATACGACGCCGAGGCGTTCGCTGAGCGTCGAGACGCCCACGAACTCCGAGTATCGACGCTAGATATCGAGGCCCGCGACCGGCGCGAGGAGTGGCTCGATTGTGCCCGAAAGAATCGGGATGCCGCCGGGCTGGGGGACGAAATCGCCGTCGTCGAGGCCGACGCCCGCGAGGCGACGCTGGATGCCGATTGTGTCGTCACGAACCTCCCGTTCGGCGTCCGCGTCGACGAGGATTTGCGGAACCTCTACGAGGCCTTCGCCGACCGACTGGTGGAGGGGCCGGTCGACCGCGCCGTTGCGCTCACGACGAAACCGGAATTCCTGCCGCTGGAACCGGTCGAACGCTACGACATCCCCTATGGCCGCCTCGACGCCGCTATCGTGGTCTACGAACCATGA
- a CDS encoding DUF7504 family protein: protein MSDDYVFPDLPLPDIAPGTSLLVAGPTHGGVRDLASRMIRSPNGEGAIVVTTNKSAERLVRDYRDSGADVGPDTLSIVDCTDGSGDVAEARVLSVSGPEDLTGIGIRFSDAYRKFASEDIKRVRTGVFSLSTLLSFSDLQTASRFVHTLAGRIGKTGGIGLFLIDPGMHDDRTISTASQFCDGRIEVREGADSAELRTRGIPDDSDYWRAFDTHD, encoded by the coding sequence ATGAGCGACGACTACGTCTTTCCGGACCTCCCGCTGCCGGATATCGCTCCCGGGACGAGTCTGCTGGTGGCGGGGCCGACACACGGCGGCGTCCGCGACCTCGCCAGCCGGATGATTCGCAGTCCAAACGGCGAGGGCGCCATCGTCGTGACGACGAACAAAAGCGCCGAGCGACTGGTCCGGGATTACCGGGACTCCGGGGCCGACGTCGGCCCGGATACACTCTCCATCGTCGACTGTACGGACGGCAGCGGCGATGTCGCGGAGGCGCGGGTGCTGTCGGTCTCCGGCCCCGAGGACCTCACTGGTATCGGCATCCGGTTTTCGGACGCCTACCGGAAGTTCGCCAGCGAGGATATCAAGCGGGTCCGAACCGGCGTCTTCTCGCTGTCGACGCTGCTTTCCTTCAGCGACCTGCAGACCGCCTCGCGGTTCGTCCACACGCTGGCGGGTCGCATCGGCAAGACCGGCGGCATCGGCCTGTTCCTCATCGACCCCGGAATGCACGACGACCGCACCATCAGCACCGCCAGCCAGTTCTGCGACGGCCGCATCGAGGTCCGGGAGGGCGCCGACAGCGCCGAACTCCGGACCCGAGGCATCCCGGACGACTCCGACTACTGGCGGGCCTTCGACACCCACGACTGA
- a CDS encoding DUF7269 family protein, producing the protein MRTDLAAVGATLVVAGTVFSLSPSLGGGFSSAVTPTMLAALGGVVALAGVLGLSLDAENPGEASPTSESPPGDLLGAEFDETLARIERMSSTELRRSEAPEDVRQRLREAAIAATARREGLDREAAASRVDSGEWTDDPVAAAFLGSPRAPASVRWREALSATPRTVSRARHTARVLEGMI; encoded by the coding sequence ATGAGAACGGACCTCGCTGCCGTTGGCGCGACGCTGGTGGTCGCCGGCACCGTTTTCTCACTTTCGCCGTCCCTCGGCGGCGGATTCTCGTCGGCTGTCACGCCGACCATGCTCGCGGCACTCGGCGGTGTAGTCGCACTCGCGGGCGTCCTCGGTCTCTCGCTGGACGCCGAGAACCCTGGGGAGGCGTCCCCGACGTCCGAATCGCCGCCGGGCGACCTGCTCGGCGCGGAGTTCGACGAGACGCTGGCACGAATCGAGCGAATGAGCAGCACGGAACTGCGGCGCTCCGAGGCGCCCGAAGACGTCCGCCAGCGCCTTCGGGAGGCCGCGATAGCCGCCACCGCTCGACGGGAGGGACTCGACCGGGAGGCGGCCGCCAGTCGGGTCGACAGCGGCGAATGGACCGACGACCCCGTGGCGGCCGCCTTCCTCGGGTCGCCGCGTGCTCCGGCGTCGGTGCGGTGGCGCGAGGCACTGTCGGCGACGCCGCGGACCGTCTCGCGTGCCAGACACACTGCGCGCGTGCTGGAGGGGATGATATGA
- a CDS encoding AAA family ATPase, translating into MDVSEAAETAESVLESVSGAVITRESFLETLVTGVVAGGHVLLEDVPGTGKTLTAQSLATALGLEFSRVQFTPDLLPADVTGSYVYNERDSSFEFREGPVFANVVLADEINRAPPKTQAALLEAMSEEQVTVDGTTHHLPDPFIVLATMNPVEQEGTFPLPEAQRDRFWLKSSIGYPEPDRERELLDRRAERETSTPSAWKVLSPDAVRELQAVPETVSVDSDLRGYMTELVQRTRRHEAVEVGVSPRGLQRLFELARAHATIEGRAYVIPADIERVAVPTLSHRLVLTPEARVGATDPADVIESVFESVPAPTVQR; encoded by the coding sequence ATGGACGTTTCGGAGGCGGCCGAGACCGCCGAATCGGTCCTCGAATCGGTCTCGGGCGCCGTCATCACGCGGGAGTCGTTCCTCGAAACACTCGTCACCGGCGTCGTCGCCGGCGGCCACGTCCTGCTGGAGGACGTCCCCGGCACCGGCAAGACGCTGACCGCACAGTCGCTGGCGACCGCGCTCGGTCTGGAGTTCTCGCGAGTGCAGTTCACCCCCGACCTCCTGCCGGCGGACGTGACCGGTTCGTACGTCTACAACGAACGGGACAGTTCCTTCGAGTTCCGCGAGGGGCCGGTCTTCGCGAACGTCGTGCTGGCCGACGAAATCAACCGCGCGCCGCCGAAGACACAGGCCGCCCTGCTCGAAGCGATGTCCGAAGAGCAGGTCACCGTCGACGGGACCACCCACCACCTGCCGGACCCCTTCATCGTGCTGGCGACGATGAATCCCGTCGAACAGGAGGGCACCTTCCCGCTACCGGAGGCCCAGCGGGACCGCTTCTGGCTGAAATCCTCCATCGGCTACCCCGAACCCGACCGCGAACGGGAGTTGCTCGACCGCCGGGCCGAACGCGAGACGAGCACGCCCTCCGCCTGGAAGGTACTCTCGCCCGATGCCGTCCGGGAGTTACAGGCCGTCCCCGAGACGGTCTCGGTCGATTCGGACCTCCGCGGCTACATGACCGAACTCGTCCAGCGCACCCGGCGCCACGAGGCCGTCGAGGTGGGCGTCTCACCCCGCGGCCTCCAGCGGCTTTTCGAACTCGCCCGTGCCCACGCGACCATCGAGGGCCGCGCGTACGTCATCCCCGCCGATATCGAGCGCGTCGCCGTTCCCACCCTCTCCCATCGGCTCGTCCTCACGCCGGAAGCCCGCGTCGGCGCGACCGACCCGGCCGACGTCATCGAGTCCGTCTTCGAGTCGGTTCCCGCGCCGACGGTTCAGCGATAG
- a CDS encoding aldehyde dehydrogenase family protein, producing MEQHAHYIDGEWVSGEETFESTNPATGESLGEFPRGTEDDVAAAVDAAEEAFEEWRELSYPNRAEYLWDVYEELKARTDELGELVTRECGKEISEGRADIVEAAHMVEWAAGNGRHPHGDVVPSEIASKDAYMRRKPRGVVGCITPWNFPIAIPFWHMAVALVEGNTVVWKPAEQTPKCAHAIAELMVDAGIPEGVFNMVQGYGDAGAAIVDSDVETVLFTGSAEVGHGIADEVGGTPGKLAACEMGGKNAVLVTDEADLDLAVPAATLSSFKTTGQRCVSSERLIVHTDVYDEFKERFVAAAEKVAVGDPLDEGTFMGPLIEAEHREKVQKYNDLAREEGVDVLVDRADLGADEIPDGHEDGHWIGPFVYETEYDPDLRCIHEEVFGPHVALIEYEGDIERGVELQNATLYGLAGSIISEDYRQINYYRDHAELGLAYGNLPCIGAEVQLPFGGVKKSGNGYPSAREVIEAVTERTAWTLNNSSDIEMAQGLSADIKTEDD from the coding sequence ATGGAGCAACACGCACACTACATCGACGGCGAGTGGGTATCCGGCGAGGAGACCTTCGAGAGTACGAACCCGGCGACCGGCGAGTCGCTCGGGGAGTTCCCACGAGGGACCGAAGACGACGTGGCCGCGGCGGTCGACGCTGCCGAGGAGGCCTTCGAGGAATGGCGCGAACTCTCCTACCCGAACCGCGCCGAGTACCTCTGGGACGTCTACGAGGAACTGAAGGCCCGCACCGACGAACTCGGCGAACTCGTCACCCGCGAGTGCGGCAAGGAGATTTCGGAGGGCCGCGCCGACATCGTCGAGGCCGCCCACATGGTCGAATGGGCCGCCGGCAACGGCCGCCACCCCCACGGCGATGTCGTCCCCTCGGAAATCGCGAGCAAGGACGCCTACATGCGCCGCAAACCCCGCGGCGTCGTCGGCTGTATCACGCCGTGGAACTTCCCCATCGCCATCCCCTTCTGGCACATGGCCGTCGCGCTGGTCGAGGGCAACACCGTCGTCTGGAAGCCCGCCGAACAGACGCCCAAGTGCGCCCACGCCATCGCGGAACTGATGGTCGACGCCGGGATTCCCGAGGGCGTCTTCAACATGGTTCAGGGCTACGGCGACGCCGGCGCCGCCATCGTCGACAGCGACGTCGAGACGGTCCTCTTTACGGGCAGCGCCGAAGTCGGCCACGGCATCGCCGACGAGGTCGGCGGCACGCCCGGCAAACTCGCGGCCTGCGAGATGGGCGGCAAGAACGCCGTGCTGGTCACCGACGAGGCGGACCTCGACCTCGCGGTGCCCGCCGCGACCCTGTCGAGTTTCAAGACGACCGGCCAGCGCTGTGTCTCCAGCGAACGGCTCATCGTCCACACGGACGTCTACGACGAGTTCAAGGAGCGCTTCGTCGCCGCCGCCGAGAAGGTCGCGGTCGGCGACCCCCTCGACGAGGGCACCTTCATGGGGCCGCTCATCGAGGCCGAACACCGCGAGAAGGTCCAGAAATACAACGACCTCGCCCGCGAGGAGGGCGTCGACGTGCTCGTCGACCGCGCCGACCTCGGCGCCGACGAGATACCCGACGGCCACGAGGACGGCCACTGGATCGGCCCGTTCGTCTACGAGACGGAGTACGACCCGGACCTCCGCTGCATCCACGAGGAGGTCTTCGGCCCCCACGTCGCCCTCATCGAGTACGAGGGCGACATCGAGCGCGGCGTCGAACTCCAGAACGCGACGCTGTACGGCCTCGCCGGCTCCATCATCAGCGAGGACTACCGGCAGATCAACTACTACCGCGACCACGCGGAACTCGGCCTCGCCTACGGAAACCTGCCGTGTATCGGTGCCGAGGTCCAGTTGCCGTTCGGCGGCGTCAAGAAGTCCGGTAACGGCTACCCCTCCGCGCGTGAGGTCATCGAGGCCGTCACCGAACGGACGGCGTGGACGCTGAACAACTCCTCGGATATCGAGATGGCACAGGGTCTCTCGGCGGACATCAAGACCGAGGACGACTGA
- a CDS encoding GAF domain-containing protein: protein MKILCADPSPGDRTAVREALGDAGYTVREAESLAEASDTLDSWGPVDCLVTEHELPDGTGLELVEHARNTSPDAACALYTDASFAEIDTEAFGDVVVEYLPKEAGPDGVVDFVEFSAVSRTQTAYPLPDDEQARIEALEPYAKNPGAFSDSVDRLTEIATELFDLEAAAVGLVDAHEEQFVACRGRSFGRIDREETICTYALLDHDVTVIEDVQADPRFEGNEGLIEADIGFYASAPLVTSEGHAIGTFCLYDSEPRSFSERNRELLSTLADEAIAGMELQQQARGETA from the coding sequence ATGAAGATTCTCTGTGCCGACCCGTCTCCCGGCGACAGGACCGCCGTTCGGGAGGCTCTGGGGGATGCCGGATATACGGTTCGGGAGGCGGAGTCCCTCGCGGAAGCGAGCGACACGCTCGACTCGTGGGGGCCGGTCGATTGTCTCGTCACCGAACACGAACTGCCCGACGGCACGGGGCTGGAACTCGTCGAGCACGCACGGAATACGTCGCCGGATGCGGCCTGTGCGCTCTATACTGACGCGTCGTTCGCCGAAATCGATACCGAGGCGTTCGGCGATGTCGTCGTCGAATACCTCCCCAAGGAGGCGGGCCCGGATGGTGTCGTGGATTTCGTCGAGTTCAGCGCCGTCAGTCGAACTCAGACGGCCTATCCCTTGCCCGACGACGAGCAGGCGCGAATCGAGGCCCTCGAACCGTACGCGAAGAACCCGGGCGCATTCAGCGACTCCGTCGACCGACTGACCGAAATCGCGACCGAACTGTTCGACCTCGAAGCGGCGGCGGTCGGCCTCGTCGATGCCCACGAGGAGCAGTTCGTCGCCTGTCGCGGTCGGTCGTTCGGCCGAATCGACCGCGAAGAGACCATCTGTACGTACGCGCTGCTCGACCACGACGTGACGGTCATCGAGGACGTGCAGGCGGACCCCAGGTTCGAGGGGAACGAGGGGCTCATCGAGGCTGACATCGGTTTCTACGCCAGCGCGCCGCTCGTCACCAGCGAGGGCCACGCCATCGGCACCTTCTGTCTGTACGATTCCGAACCGCGGTCCTTCTCCGAGCGGAACCGCGAACTGCTCTCGACGCTGGCCGACGAAGCCATCGCCGGCATGGAACTCCAGCAGCAGGCCCGAGGTGAGACCGCATGA
- a CDS encoding DUF58 domain-containing protein, with protein MRSGLLAAALGIAGVGAFVGRPAVVLLAAVPLAGLAAGSLTAPRTPSVSVSRTLSTDSPELGERVTVRVAVTNEGRSIADCHIADDLPSAIGALDATETSVRLPSGATATLEYTVVARRGTYAFGDVTVTSRGLTADASVSEAVETTFRCRPESRPLSLRPTVRRRAGDRSSDTAGSGVEFHSVREYRPSDSQRRIDWRRFARSGELTTVEFREDAPESLHLLVDARPLCAVRGGAAEPTAVAYCADAAERLAAALTNRGIEVGIGLYPESPVAVPPGSGRPHRERVRRLLDRHGAFPWGDGEVSAPTEVPTADGGLPERLRRTGRVVLLSPCLDDRPVEFVESVHGSGGDIGLLSPAIGGDSPGAVIERAERAGRLDRLSGAGIRVVDWDVEAPLERAVAEVFETWT; from the coding sequence ATGAGGAGTGGCCTGCTCGCGGCGGCGCTCGGCATCGCCGGCGTGGGTGCGTTCGTCGGGCGGCCGGCCGTCGTTCTGCTCGCGGCGGTACCGCTTGCCGGCCTCGCTGCCGGGTCGCTGACGGCGCCGCGGACGCCCAGCGTCTCGGTCTCGCGAACGCTCTCGACGGACTCGCCCGAACTCGGCGAGCGGGTGACCGTCCGCGTTGCGGTCACCAACGAGGGGCGGTCGATAGCCGACTGCCATATCGCCGACGACCTGCCGTCGGCTATCGGCGCGCTGGACGCGACTGAGACGAGCGTGCGCCTGCCCTCGGGGGCGACGGCGACGCTGGAATACACTGTCGTCGCTCGCCGCGGGACGTACGCGTTCGGCGACGTGACGGTCACGTCGCGGGGGCTGACGGCCGACGCGTCGGTCTCCGAGGCCGTCGAAACGACGTTTCGGTGTCGGCCCGAGAGCCGACCGCTGTCGCTGCGACCGACGGTGCGCCGACGGGCCGGCGACCGGAGCAGCGACACTGCCGGCAGCGGCGTCGAGTTCCACTCGGTGCGTGAATACCGGCCCTCGGATTCCCAGCGGCGTATCGACTGGCGCCGATTCGCCCGCTCCGGGGAGTTGACGACCGTCGAGTTCCGCGAGGACGCCCCCGAGTCGCTGCACCTGCTCGTGGACGCGCGCCCGCTGTGTGCGGTCCGGGGCGGCGCCGCCGAACCGACCGCGGTGGCCTACTGTGCGGACGCCGCCGAGCGGTTGGCGGCGGCGCTGACGAACCGTGGCATCGAGGTCGGTATCGGCCTGTATCCGGAGTCGCCGGTCGCGGTGCCGCCCGGAAGCGGACGCCCGCACCGCGAGCGGGTCCGCCGACTCCTCGACCGACACGGCGCGTTCCCGTGGGGTGACGGCGAGGTTTCCGCTCCGACGGAGGTACCAACGGCCGATGGCGGCCTTCCCGAGCGGCTTCGTCGAACGGGTCGGGTCGTGCTGCTTTCGCCCTGCCTCGACGACCGGCCGGTCGAGTTCGTCGAGTCGGTCCACGGCAGCGGCGGCGATATCGGCCTGCTATCGCCCGCCATCGGCGGTGATTCTCCGGGTGCGGTCATCGAACGCGCCGAGCGCGCCGGACGGCTGGACCGGCTCTCGGGGGCCGGCATCCGGGTCGTCGACTGGGACGTCGAGGCGCCGCTCGAACGCGCCGTCGCGGAGGTGTTCGAGACGTGGACGTGA
- a CDS encoding nucleoside recognition protein yields the protein MDPSLGSLLVGEVLPRILGIALAIAGGVAFANILVAFGAIQYIAALSKPLTRPANLPDEVGSAILTTAASTTAGYGMLAEYRDSGLLDDRATLVAVTINTFFGFVQHIFTFYAPVLIPILGLRVGLLYVGVRAGVSLAITITGVLAGAVLLSDRNVNPDTVVESDPEARPDGGDAETAEEKIREAVRSALEKTWEILPRLAVVYTLVVVATTYYDIQSMTGGAADPLQSLTGLPAAAVPVIVVYAFDTTSGALTIAPLIEDGIFTARTAVATMLVGGIVSFTVSTFKRSIPFQFGIWGAEFGGKVVVVNTALKILWIAIALVLLLAV from the coding sequence ATGGACCCGTCGCTCGGGAGCCTGCTCGTCGGCGAGGTGCTACCCCGTATTCTGGGTATCGCCCTCGCCATCGCGGGCGGTGTCGCCTTCGCCAACATTCTCGTCGCCTTCGGCGCCATCCAGTACATCGCGGCGCTCTCCAAGCCGCTGACGCGGCCGGCGAACCTGCCCGACGAGGTGGGCAGCGCCATCCTGACGACGGCGGCCTCCACGACGGCGGGCTACGGGATGCTCGCCGAATACCGCGATTCGGGGCTGCTCGACGACCGGGCGACGCTCGTCGCTGTCACCATCAACACCTTCTTCGGCTTCGTCCAGCACATCTTCACCTTCTACGCGCCGGTGCTCATCCCGATTCTCGGACTCCGGGTCGGCCTGCTGTACGTCGGCGTCCGTGCAGGCGTCTCGCTGGCGATTACCATCACGGGCGTCCTCGCGGGTGCGGTGTTGCTCTCCGACCGGAACGTGAATCCCGACACGGTGGTCGAATCCGACCCCGAGGCCCGCCCCGACGGCGGCGACGCGGAGACTGCCGAAGAGAAGATTCGCGAGGCCGTCCGGTCGGCCCTCGAAAAGACGTGGGAGATTCTGCCCCGACTTGCGGTCGTCTACACGCTCGTCGTCGTGGCGACGACCTACTACGACATCCAGTCGATGACTGGTGGGGCAGCCGACCCCCTGCAGAGCCTGACGGGCCTGCCCGCCGCCGCGGTGCCCGTCATCGTCGTCTACGCCTTCGATACGACCAGTGGCGCACTGACGATTGCACCGCTCATCGAGGACGGCATCTTCACCGCCCGGACCGCGGTCGCGACGATGCTCGTCGGCGGTATCGTCTCCTTTACCGTCTCAACGTTCAAGCGGTCGATTCCCTTCCAGTTCGGTATCTGGGGCGCCGAGTTCGGTGGGAAGGTGGTCGTGGTCAACACCGCGCTGAAGATTCTCTGGATTGCGATCGCGCTGGTGCTGTTGTTGGCAGTGTAG
- a CDS encoding transglutaminase domain-containing protein encodes MRLASLVVVGLCVAALALAAPQIATDEPPLSATFGEDDDEAAPDYGPIEGSYFRVASYDRYTGQGWERTSGPSTTDALGPPPGESDRVTIRYEVQAPVRTTPALWRPTAYEGPEVAVFAGAPEPVAELQPGDQFTVTSRRPVWTEGDLRNAGTDYPAEVQRYRQLPDDTPAELDTVASEATADAETPYAKAVAVNRWLQQEKNYSLSVDRPRSDVATAFATEMDAGYCTYFATTMAAMLRAEGVPARYVTGYSPYEQVGAGEHVIRGKHAHTWVEVYFPGVGWIPFDPTPETERAAARGVATAEDAADEESALRGRFSTLTQEGEESSGWRQLDVAIEVDGSLVPGTETTVIVRDPETGDPISDAQVRFNGNPVGRTDAEGMVTATVPYAENLTVAAYVYEGEGDPPPVVGSDPSAGTATGGSNSIQDLRYAGPDARLSGSITALSDEVLFRATVTEGTVVRRGDPVEDGAVGTPEDDATPVAASLIGEHPRASTTATLGSERTFALNTTIDVALTPGREENGTVRFDERFDVLPGRPLRVEATIEGEPVADATVLAGQSEATTNAEGVAVVPTPYERPAEIRVERGAASGNVSISVQGRLDATFEGEPAPGASWRVTATVEGAPVENATVTNGVERATTDADGRARIPAPYGPGRFTVQRGDFEASRPIRPRVDEASIDLSEPVPGLSVRLRASVGDYPLRAATVSIDGGVVTETDALGGARIRLPYAETTTVVVERGEARAELTPVLPTDIAVETRGLAYPGGTVDVRATLGGAPVANATILAGGEAVGTTDANGEATVGVPPRAGSLTIAVERGAASGSAHAGYPAVYWLLALIVCGTAVAVFGTRGSVRAVARNPRHLLAAAGDALETLAADFADLLATRDAGTSPTPRPDEAAEVTGPFLVEPADDNDVYQAWAALADGLDGTQRTPAAVAEEALEHGLPADAVAELTTLFREVRYGDGDPTEERERRAREAIEDIREAT; translated from the coding sequence GTGCGACTCGCCTCGCTCGTCGTCGTGGGTCTCTGTGTCGCAGCACTCGCCCTCGCCGCGCCGCAGATAGCGACCGATGAGCCGCCGCTATCGGCCACCTTCGGTGAGGACGACGACGAGGCCGCCCCCGACTACGGCCCTATCGAGGGGTCGTATTTCCGGGTGGCGAGTTACGACCGCTATACCGGGCAGGGATGGGAACGGACCAGCGGGCCATCGACGACCGATGCGCTCGGCCCGCCGCCCGGGGAATCTGACCGCGTGACTATCCGATACGAGGTGCAAGCGCCCGTTCGGACGACACCGGCACTGTGGCGACCGACGGCCTACGAAGGTCCCGAAGTCGCCGTCTTCGCCGGCGCGCCCGAACCAGTCGCGGAACTGCAACCGGGCGACCAGTTTACCGTCACTTCGCGGCGGCCGGTCTGGACCGAGGGCGACCTCCGGAACGCGGGCACCGACTATCCTGCCGAAGTCCAACGGTATCGGCAACTCCCCGACGACACGCCCGCGGAACTCGATACGGTCGCCAGCGAGGCGACAGCCGACGCCGAAACGCCCTACGCGAAAGCCGTCGCGGTCAACCGCTGGCTCCAGCAGGAGAAGAACTACTCGCTGTCGGTCGACCGTCCCCGAAGCGACGTCGCGACGGCCTTCGCGACCGAAATGGATGCCGGCTACTGTACCTACTTCGCGACGACGATGGCCGCCATGCTGCGCGCCGAGGGCGTGCCCGCCCGCTACGTCACCGGCTACTCGCCGTACGAACAGGTCGGGGCGGGCGAGCACGTCATCCGGGGCAAGCACGCCCACACGTGGGTCGAGGTCTACTTCCCGGGCGTCGGCTGGATCCCCTTCGACCCCACGCCCGAAACCGAGCGCGCGGCGGCCCGCGGCGTCGCGACCGCCGAAGACGCTGCCGACGAGGAATCGGCGCTCCGCGGCAGGTTCTCGACGCTGACACAGGAAGGCGAGGAGTCATCGGGCTGGCGGCAACTCGACGTCGCTATCGAAGTCGATGGCTCGCTCGTTCCCGGTACCGAAACGACGGTCATCGTCCGCGACCCCGAGACCGGCGACCCGATATCGGACGCGCAGGTGCGGTTCAACGGGAACCCGGTCGGGCGGACGGACGCGGAGGGGATGGTCACTGCCACGGTCCCCTACGCCGAGAACCTCACCGTCGCGGCCTACGTCTACGAGGGCGAGGGTGACCCGCCGCCGGTCGTCGGTAGCGACCCTTCGGCAGGGACGGCAACCGGCGGCTCGAACAGCATTCAGGACCTCCGGTATGCTGGCCCCGACGCGCGTCTCTCGGGAAGCATCACCGCCCTTTCCGACGAGGTGCTCTTCCGCGCGACGGTGACCGAGGGAACGGTCGTCCGGCGCGGCGACCCGGTCGAGGACGGCGCGGTCGGCACGCCCGAGGACGACGCGACTCCGGTGGCGGCGTCACTCATCGGGGAACACCCACGGGCGAGCACGACGGCGACGCTCGGTAGCGAGCGGACCTTCGCGTTGAACACGACCATCGACGTCGCCCTGACGCCCGGCCGCGAGGAGAACGGGACGGTCCGATTCGACGAACGTTTCGATGTGCTGCCCGGCCGCCCGCTTCGGGTCGAAGCCACCATCGAAGGCGAACCCGTCGCCGACGCGACGGTGCTGGCGGGCCAATCCGAGGCAACGACGAACGCCGAGGGCGTCGCGGTCGTCCCGACCCCCTACGAGCGCCCGGCCGAGATACGCGTCGAACGCGGGGCCGCCTCCGGCAACGTATCGATTTCGGTTCAGGGACGGCTCGACGCCACGTTCGAGGGCGAACCGGCTCCCGGCGCCTCGTGGCGGGTCACCGCGACCGTCGAGGGCGCGCCCGTCGAGAACGCGACGGTGACCAACGGCGTCGAGCGGGCCACGACCGACGCGGACGGCCGGGCGCGGATTCCGGCGCCGTACGGCCCCGGCCGCTTCACCGTCCAGCGCGGTGACTTCGAGGCCTCTCGGCCGATTCGCCCGCGGGTTGATGAGGCTTCCATCGACCTCTCGGAGCCGGTTCCGGGCCTGTCCGTCCGACTCCGCGCGAGCGTCGGCGACTACCCGCTGCGCGCCGCGACGGTCTCCATCGACGGGGGGGTCGTCACCGAAACCGACGCCCTTGGCGGTGCCCGAATCCGGTTACCCTACGCCGAAACGACTACGGTGGTCGTCGAGCGCGGTGAGGCCCGCGCGGAACTGACGCCCGTGCTGCCGACCGACATCGCTGTCGAAACCCGGGGGCTGGCCTATCCGGGCGGCACCGTCGACGTTCGGGCGACGCTCGGCGGCGCGCCCGTCGCGAACGCGACGATACTGGCCGGCGGTGAGGCCGTCGGCACGACGGACGCGAACGGCGAGGCGACCGTGGGGGTGCCCCCGAGGGCGGGGTCACTCACTATCGCAGTCGAACGCGGCGCGGCCTCGGGGTCGGCGCATGCCGGCTATCCGGCCGTCTACTGGCTGCTCGCGCTCATCGTCTGTGGCACCGCCGTCGCCGTCTTCGGCACGCGCGGGTCGGTTCGAGCCGTCGCCCGAAACCCGCGGCATCTCCTCGCCGCGGCTGGCGACGCGCTCGAAACGCTTGCCGCGGATTTCGCGGACCTGCTCGCCACGCGGGATGCGGGTACATCACCGACGCCCCGCCCCGACGAGGCGGCCGAGGTGACGGGACCGTTTCTCGTCGAACCGGCCGACGACAACGACGTGTATCAGGCGTGGGCGGCCCTCGCCGACGGTCTCGACGGTACCCAACGGACGCCCGCGGCCGTCGCCGAGGAGGCGCTCGAACACGGGCTGCCGGCCGACGCGGTGGCCGAACTGACGACCCTCTTCCGTGAGGTACGATACGGCGACGGCGACCCGACCGAGGAACGCGAACGGCGCGCTCGCGAGGCCATCGAGGACATCCGGGAGGCGACATGA